AACGCCTTCCTCTCCGGCAGTTGAGCACCGGTTCGGTCCGGCCCAGGCCGGCGGTGTCCCGGGACGGCCCGGGAGCCGCCGGGCGGTTCGGCATGCCGGATGCGAGGATCGCACCCGTGATGGGAACGCTGAAGACCGAACCGGCCCGCGCCCGCCTCGACCTGCTCGCCCCGCCGGTGGCGGAGGCCATCGCGCAGTGGCCCGCCGACGCGCCCGTGGACGTCAACGATGTGCTGGTCGCGCCGATCGACGCCGAACTCGCCGACACCGCAGCGTTCTGCGCGGCGTACGAGGTGGGGTTGGACGTGTCGGCCAACTGCGTCGTGGTGGCTGGCAAGCGTGAGGGTGTGGTGCGCTACGCGGCCTGCATCGTCCTGGCGACCACCCGGGCCGACGTCAACGGGGTGGCCCGCCGCACGTTGGACGTGCGCAAGGCGAGCTTCGCACCGATGGACGACGCGGTCGAGCTGACCGGCATGGAGTACGGCGGCATCACCCCGATCGGGCTGCCGGCGCAGTGGCCCATCCTGGTGGACGCGCGGGTGATCGCCACGCCGCACGTGATCATCGGGTCCGGCGTACGGCACAGCAAGATCGCACTGCCGGGGCCGGCGTTGGGCGCACTGCCCGGTGCGCAGGTGGTGGAAGGGCTGGCCAGACCGGCCTGAGCAGGCATCGGCATCGATGTTGTTGCACGTGAAACATCGTGATCATCAATGCCGGCGCCCCGGTGGCTCAGTGTGCCGCAGCCTCGCGCTGCTCGACCTCGCTGAGCGCGGCGAGCAGTGTCTGCACCTCCTGTGCGCCGGAGACCGCGTACTTTCCGGCCAGGACGAAGGTCGGCACGCTGGTGATGCCGAGGTCCCGAGCTGCGGCCAACTCGGCGGCGATGTCGGTGACGCGCTCGTCGGAGTCGAGGAAGCGGCGGACGTCGGCCGCGTCCAGGCCGATCCCACCGGCCACCGCGGCCAGCGCCTCCCGGGAGCCGACGTCGACACCCTCGTTGAAGTGCGCCTGGTAGAGCGCCTCCACCATCTCGGCCGCCCGACCGTGGTCGGTGGCGTAGGAGACCAGCCGGTGCGCGTCGAAGGTGTTGGCGATCACCGCACGGTCGTAGTCCAGCCGGAGCCCGTCAGCCGCCGCGACCTGGGTCACGTGCGCGACCATCTGCTGGGCGCGCTCCGGGCCGCCGAACTTGCCGGCCAGCGCCTGCACCAGCGGAAGCGGCTGGGGCACCGGTGACGGGTCGAGCTGGAACGGTCGGTAGCGGACCGTCACCTCACCCTCGTAACGGGCGAGGGCCTCATCCAGGCGGCGCTTGCCGATGTAGCACCACGGGCAGATGACGTCCGCGTAGATCTCGATCTCCATGATCGGTGGCAACCTCACGGTCAGCCGAGTTGTTCCCGCACCTGACGCTTGAGCCGGCCCAGGATCGCCGTGCCGCCGCGGATCCGCAGCGGGCTGATCGCCTGCGCCAGGCCCATCCGCTGGTAGAGGTCGTCCGGCACGTCCAGCACCTGCTCGGCGCTCGCGCCCGCCAGCCCTTCGGCGAGGATCCCCGCGAACGCCCGGGTGGTCGGCGCCTCCGGCGGGCAGTCGAAGACCGTCTCCACGGTGCCCTCCGGGGTCACCCTGGCGCGCAGGAAGAACGACGTCTGACACTCCGGCACCTGCTCCATGCCCTCGCGTGCGGCGGCGCCCTCCGGCAGCACCGGAATGACGTCGGCGTACTCCAGGAGCATCTCCAGCACCAGGTCGCGCGGGGCGGCAGCGAACTCGTCGACGATCTCGGCCAGTCGGGCCGGCATGTCAGCCATGCGTCGAGGCTACCGCCGGTCAGTTGCGAACAGGCCGGCGGCGCATTGCTGCGCCTGGCCGGCCCGTTCGTCACACCGTTGGCGACTGCTCGCTGATCTCGCTGAGAGCGCTGGTGGGGTCGAGTTGCATGGCCAGGTCGCCGAGCGAGACGATCCCGACCAGCTTGCGATCACTGTCACAGACCAGCACACGCCGAATGCCCCGGTCGCGCATGAGCGCGGCCGCCTCACCCGCCGTGCAGTGCTGCTCGATCATGACCACCTCGCGGGTGACGATCGAGCCGATGGTGGTGGCCGCAGGGGAGCTGTTCTCCGCCACTGCCCGCACCACGATGTCCCGGTCGGTGAGCATGCCGGCGAGGCTGGCACCGTCGGTGACCACCACATCGCCGATGTCCGCCTCCTTCATCACCCTGGCCGCTTCGTCCAGTGTGGTTTCGGCCGGCAGGTACACGACCTGTTTGGTCATCACGTCACTGACCCGGTAACCGGTCATGAGAGCCCTCCGAAGACGTATCCACCCGATCCAACTGCACTACCCCGTGACGCGACAGCTACACCAGGCTCGCACGTTCCTGGCGTACCTCGTGGACGAGCTGCTCCACCAGACCCTCCAGCGGCAGCTCGGTGCGCCCGTCGCCGGCCCGCTCGCGCAGCTCGACGTACCCGTCGGCGAGTCGACGGCCGACCACGACGGCCCGGGGGATGCCGATCAGCTCGGCGTCGGTGAACTTCACCCCCGCCGAGACGTGTGTGCGGTCGTCGATCAGCACCCGCAGTCCGGCTGCGGCGAGGCGCTCGCCGAGCGCCAGCGCCGCGTCGAGCTGCGGGCCCTTGCCCGCAACCACCAGGTGTACGTCGCACGGCGCGATCGCCGCCGGCCACACCAGCCCCCGGTCGTCGTGGTGCTGCTCGGCGATCGCCGCGACCGCCCGGGAGACCCCGATGCCGTAACAGCCCATGGTCGGCCGGACCGGTTTGCCGGCCGGACCGAGCACGTCGACCGCGAAAGCGTCGGTGAACCGGCGGCCGAGCTGGAAGATGTGCCCGATCTCGATGCCCCGCCGGATGGTCAGCTCCCCCGCGTCGCAGTCCGGGCAGGGGTCGCCGGCGCGCACCTCGGCCGCCTCGATCGTGCCGTCGGGCGTGAAGTCCCGACCGCAGACCACGTCGGTCGCGTGACGGCCCGGCTCGTTCGCCCCGGTCAACCAGGCCGAACCGGTCACCACCCGCGGATCGACCAGGAGACGGATGCCCAGCTTGTCGAGCAGTTGCGGCCCGATGTACCCGCGTACCAGCTCGGGATGGTCGGCCCACTCCTCGAAGACGGCCACCTGCGCCGGGTGCAGGGCGGCACCGACCCGCTTGAGGTCGACCTCCCGGTCACCCGGCAACCCGATCACCAGAGGTTCGGAGCGCTCGGCGCCCGGCTGGCGGACGGAGAGCACGACGTTCTTCAGTGTGTCGGCGGCGGTCCAGTCGTCCCGACCGCCCAACCTGCGGGTGTTGGCCAGCTCCACGAGGCTGGCGATCGTCGGGGTCTCCGGCGTGTCGTGCACCTCGACGGCCGGCTGCGCGCCCGGGTCGCCGGTGGCCGGTGCCCGGGTCACCACCGCCTCGGTGTTGGCCGCGTAGTCGCAGGCGGTGCAACCGACGTAGGTGTCCTCGCCGACCGGTGTCGCCGCCAGGAACTCCTCCGACGCGGAGCCGCCCATCGCCCCGGACATCGCGTGCACCACCGTGTAGTCCAGGCCCAACCGGTCGAAGATCCGCCGGTACGCCGCGCGATGCCGTGCGTACGCGTCCCGCAGCCCCGCATCGTCCAGGTCGAAGGAGTACGCGTCCTTCATCAGGAACTCCCGGCCGCGCAACAGACCGGCCCGGGGCCGGGCCTCGTCGCGGAACTTCGTCTGCACCTGGAAAAGCGTCACCGGGAAGTCTCGGTACGAGGTGAACAGGTCCTTGACCAGCAGCGCCGCCATCTCCTCGTGGGTGGGCGCCAACAGGTGCTCGGCACCGCGCCGGTCGGCGAGGGTGAAGATGTCGTCGCCGTACTCCGCCCAGCGGCCGCTCGTCCGA
This portion of the Micromonospora zamorensis genome encodes:
- a CDS encoding CBS domain-containing protein is translated as MTGYRVSDVMTKQVVYLPAETTLDEAARVMKEADIGDVVVTDGASLAGMLTDRDIVVRAVAENSSPAATTIGSIVTREVVMIEQHCTAGEAAALMRDRGIRRVLVCDSDRKLVGIVSLGDLAMQLDPTSALSEISEQSPTV
- a CDS encoding SufE family protein, with protein sequence MADMPARLAEIVDEFAAAPRDLVLEMLLEYADVIPVLPEGAAAREGMEQVPECQTSFFLRARVTPEGTVETVFDCPPEAPTTRAFAGILAEGLAGASAEQVLDVPDDLYQRMGLAQAISPLRIRGGTAILGRLKRQVREQLG
- a CDS encoding YbaK/EbsC family protein, with product MGTLKTEPARARLDLLAPPVAEAIAQWPADAPVDVNDVLVAPIDAELADTAAFCAAYEVGLDVSANCVVVAGKREGVVRYAACIVLATTRADVNGVARRTLDVRKASFAPMDDAVELTGMEYGGITPIGLPAQWPILVDARVIATPHVIIGSGVRHSKIALPGPALGALPGAQVVEGLARPA
- a CDS encoding DsbA family oxidoreductase — encoded protein: MEIEIYADVICPWCYIGKRRLDEALARYEGEVTVRYRPFQLDPSPVPQPLPLVQALAGKFGGPERAQQMVAHVTQVAAADGLRLDYDRAVIANTFDAHRLVSYATDHGRAAEMVEALYQAHFNEGVDVGSREALAAVAGGIGLDAADVRRFLDSDERVTDIAAELAAARDLGITSVPTFVLAGKYAVSGAQEVQTLLAALSEVEQREAAAH
- a CDS encoding proline--tRNA ligase — encoded protein: MLLRMSTLLLRTLREDPADAEVPSHRLLLRAGYIRRAAPGGYTWLPLGKLVLDRITDVVRGELFAIGDQEVHFPALLPADPYRTSGRWAEYGDDIFTLADRRGAEHLLAPTHEEMAALLVKDLFTSYRDFPVTLFQVQTKFRDEARPRAGLLRGREFLMKDAYSFDLDDAGLRDAYARHRAAYRRIFDRLGLDYTVVHAMSGAMGGSASEEFLAATPVGEDTYVGCTACDYAANTEAVVTRAPATGDPGAQPAVEVHDTPETPTIASLVELANTRRLGGRDDWTAADTLKNVVLSVRQPGAERSEPLVIGLPGDREVDLKRVGAALHPAQVAVFEEWADHPELVRGYIGPQLLDKLGIRLLVDPRVVTGSAWLTGANEPGRHATDVVCGRDFTPDGTIEAAEVRAGDPCPDCDAGELTIRRGIEIGHIFQLGRRFTDAFAVDVLGPAGKPVRPTMGCYGIGVSRAVAAIAEQHHDDRGLVWPAAIAPCDVHLVVAGKGPQLDAALALGERLAAAGLRVLIDDRTHVSAGVKFTDAELIGIPRAVVVGRRLADGYVELRERAGDGRTELPLEGLVEQLVHEVRQERASLV